GATACGATCCATATCCGTCCTTTATCAATACACGTGATGAAAAGTTAATATTCTATCATAATACTCATCGATCGCTATGCTCTTGCGCCCGTTGTTTTCGGCGGTGTAGAGCTTGTAGAACCGTCGCGGGTCCTGGGGATCGGCATACTCTTTGACCGCTTCGGCCGGTTTGGGATCGCGAAGATAAAAATCGAATACTTTGGAGAGAAGATGGCTGCTGGTAGGAAATTTGAGCCCGTTGAGGGGCTTGTTGTCGTAGAGGGCCTGTGCGAGGAGTTTCTTTTGCATCAGCAGCATCGCGAAATAGGAACTGTTGGCACGCGATTCGGGGGTGGCGTGCAAAGCGGGGACGACGGGGGCCAGACGATCGATCTGATCGGCTTTGAGGCATGAAAAACCGACCAGCGATACGAAGGATTCATTCCGTTTGTTCGGGGTAAAGAACCGGTAGCCGAAATCGCATCCCTGGGCGTACAACCCCCGCTGGTAGAGCGAATAGAGCTGAGTGCCCGCATCCGCAGCCGATACCGTCCCCAGAAAAAGCAAGACGACCGTCACGAGTTTTCTCATTTAAACGTCCCTTTCTCGATGGAATTGAGCAATGCTTTTGCCGCATCCGAATCGGATTGCTGGACATAAAGCTGGAGGGTTTTTTTTGCCTGTTCTGTCCGGCCGAGCTTCACCAGAGCCTTCGAAAACAGCAACCAGCTCTCCTCGATCCGGCTATTGATTGCATTCGTTTTGAGCGCGTAGTTGTACGCCTCGGCATAGTTGCCCCGATCGTAATGGTATTTGGCGATGTAGAGGCCGAGATTGGCGTTGGACGTTTCCTTGAAGCGATTTTGCAGTTCTTCGATATCGGCTTTGTTCTCATTCCGGTTGATGAGCAAGGAACGTCCCCCCTGCGCACTTGCCGTTGCCGGTTTCGGGCTGCCGGGAACAATTTGGGGCGGTTCGGGCATTTCGAGGATTTTCGGCGGCGGAAGCGACGATTGGACCGGAAGGCGCGCAGCCGCGGCGGGCTGTGCGGCAAGAGACCCTTGAAAGGTTTCGACAAAGCGCATGGAAGGTTCAAGAACGGTCGTATTGTGATCGGCGCTTGCGGAGGGGGCCGATGCGGAACGCTCAGAGCCGTTTGATTCTCCAATGGAGGAGAGGGCATGCGAACCCTCGCGGGTCGGGAAAAGAGCCATCACAACCCCGCCAAGGACGATCAATGCCACTGCGGCATAGGGGAGATAACGTTTGAGTTTGTATTTCAGCCAGCGCCGTTCGAGATCGCGGATATCAAGCACGGATCAGTCCTGTGTGGATCGCGGCCATTTCGATCCATTTGGGTTTTAGGGCATTGTAGCCGATGGCGGCAGGGTGGTTTTCTTCATACCAGCAATACAGGCTGAAGAGAGAAAAGAGGAGCTTGTTGGTTTCGCGGTAGTTGCCACGGGTCAGCGAAGCGACCAGTTTCATGTTTTTGTCGTTGAACATGTTCGCGACGTCAAAACAGTTGGCTTTGAGGAGTTTTTTCTGGACGTACACTTTCAGCTCTTCGGGAGTCGCGTTTTTGAGTTCGATGCTCTCCCAGATGCGGGTTTGAAAATGTTCCTTGGCGATGACGTCCTCTTTGTCGGTTTTGTGGAGGGTGATGACGAACTTGACCGCACGGGCGTCGGAAATGAGACGGATCTTTTCCATCAGCGAAGCCGAATACAGCTGCGCTTCGTCCAATAGCACAATCGGCACGTTCGGCAGCGAAAGGGCACGGGCAATCTCAAGAAAACGGTTCAGAGACATCCCTTCCCGGGGAGAGTGCCCGAAAATCTGCTGGGCGAGAATGCGTAAAAAATCTTCTTCCTCGATGATCGGGGTTTCAACCATGAAAACTTTCTGGTGCTTGGAAAGATCGTAATGGAGCTTGTGCAGCAGCATACTTTTCCCGGTCCCCGGCTTTCCGTAGAGGAGGATCATCTTGAGCGGTTTTTCGACCGAGTTTTTGAGGGACTGGTACATGTGCGAGACGCTGTCGATCTGCACATAATCCCTGGCGTTTACGACGTCGAGAAACAGATCGCGCGGTTTTGAGAAAAGGGAGTTTTCTACCATTTCCTTATTTGGCGTCCTGCTTTGCTTCTTCTTCGATTTTGTTGCCCAGACGGGTATATCCCAAATCGCTCAGCGTCAGTTTGTCCGACTCTTTTTGCACGATGTGCGGCTCGATGATGATGACAATCTCTTCGGTCTGTTTGGTGATCCCCTCACGTTTGAAAAGATGGCCGAGGACCGGAATATCGCCCAGCAGCGGAACTTTGTTCGTATCATTGACGTTTTTGGTGTTGATCAGTCCGCCGAGGATGACACGGTTTCCGTCTTTGACCGAAATGACCGAAGAGAGCTGGCGACGGCTCAGGTCGGGCGGCATTTTACGATCGGCATTGTTCGCTGAAATATCACTTGCCACTTCCGAAATAGAAGGGTTGATCCGTAGGGTGATCGTACCGTCTTTGGCAATTTCGGGGGTAATATCGAGCAAAACGCCGGAGAAAACCGAACTGACGATTTCGGTTTGGGATGTTGTTCCGGTTGAACCTCCGGCAAGAGTATTGGATTGCGATGTTTTATAAAACAGTTCGGTTCCCGCCGTAATCAGCGCCGGCTGATTGTTGAGGGTCATCACTTTCGGATTCGAAATGGCGTAGACATCGCCTTGCGTTTTGAGAAATTTGATCACTTC
The DNA window shown above is from Campylobacterota bacterium and carries:
- a CDS encoding tetratricopeptide repeat protein, producing the protein MLDIRDLERRWLKYKLKRYLPYAAVALIVLGGVVMALFPTREGSHALSSIGESNGSERSASAPSASADHNTTVLEPSMRFVETFQGSLAAQPAAAARLPVQSSLPPPKILEMPEPPQIVPGSPKPATASAQGGRSLLINRNENKADIEELQNRFKETSNANLGLYIAKYHYDRGNYAEAYNYALKTNAINSRIEESWLLFSKALVKLGRTEQAKKTLQLYVQQSDSDAAKALLNSIEKGTFK
- a CDS encoding AAA family ATPase, encoding MVENSLFSKPRDLFLDVVNARDYVQIDSVSHMYQSLKNSVEKPLKMILLYGKPGTGKSMLLHKLHYDLSKHQKVFMVETPIIEEEDFLRILAQQIFGHSPREGMSLNRFLEIARALSLPNVPIVLLDEAQLYSASLMEKIRLISDARAVKFVITLHKTDKEDVIAKEHFQTRIWESIELKNATPEELKVYVQKKLLKANCFDVANMFNDKNMKLVASLTRGNYRETNKLLFSLFSLYCWYEENHPAAIGYNALKPKWIEMAAIHTGLIRA